The following coding sequences are from one Comamonas koreensis window:
- a CDS encoding GntR family transcriptional regulator: protein MPIANGDKKPGLNHSPLTQQLVEALREKIMSGELASGERLVEERLSEEFSVSRMPVREALRQLAASGLVIIEPRRGASVAKFHGDLLRELVEVRATLEALNARLAAKRHDPEQIAALEALLAEGTKNAHSGDGDVLAVLNQKFHLALGKIAANSVLQEVMLSLRDRTEVLFAPRSQARAPQNWEEHAAILRAVIKGDPELAGLLAARHIYNAAGIEP, encoded by the coding sequence ATGCCCATTGCCAACGGAGACAAAAAACCTGGACTCAACCACTCGCCGCTGACCCAGCAGCTGGTGGAGGCCTTGCGCGAGAAGATCATGTCGGGCGAGCTGGCCTCGGGCGAGCGGCTGGTGGAAGAGCGTCTGTCCGAGGAGTTTTCCGTCTCGCGCATGCCCGTGCGTGAGGCCTTGCGCCAGCTGGCGGCCAGCGGCCTGGTGATCATCGAGCCCCGGCGCGGTGCCTCGGTTGCCAAGTTCCATGGCGATCTGCTGCGCGAGCTGGTCGAAGTGCGCGCCACCCTGGAGGCGCTCAACGCACGCCTGGCTGCCAAGCGCCATGACCCCGAGCAGATTGCCGCGCTGGAGGCCTTGCTGGCCGAAGGCACCAAGAACGCCCATTCCGGCGATGGCGATGTGCTGGCTGTGCTGAACCAGAAGTTCCACCTGGCGCTGGGCAAGATTGCCGCCAACTCGGTGCTGCAAGAGGTGATGCTGTCCTTGCGCGACCGCACCGAGGTGCTGTTTGCGCCGCGCAGCCAGGCGCGTGCGCCGCAGAACTGGGAAGAGCATGCCGCCATCCTGCGCGCCGTGATCAAGGGCGATCCCGAGCTGGCCGGCCTGCTGGCCGCGCGCCATATCTACAACGCGGCCGGCATCGAGCCCTGA